From a single Xiphophorus maculatus strain JP 163 A chromosome 5, X_maculatus-5.0-male, whole genome shotgun sequence genomic region:
- the LOC111608636 gene encoding uncharacterized protein LOC111608636 yields MHLKLEACGSVGECEAVCVKPCRVSELRTDGRIHLAAVSRMDFWKVLLLFAAAVAAAAAAAVNVTRKVGDDVTLSLGHKLLKPGDTVVWSYGPKTGEENVLFSIDIGSHDKLTQRDQFELDRTTSALTIKNLSANDSAVYCGQIFNGNGTKRFFNLTVKGPDPIQPIQPIQPIQPTAESQQHSNTWIIICVGVVFILILICSLIAFIVKKKKLRSNDTMV; encoded by the exons ATGCACTTGAAGTTGGAAGCCTGTGGGAGTGTCGGTGAGTGTGaggctgtgtgtgtgaaacCGTGCCGGGTGTCAGAGCTCAGGACAGACGGACGGATTCACCTCGCTGCTGTTTCTCGCATGGATTTCTGGAAGGTTCTGCTTCTCT tcgCTGCAGcagttgcagctgcagcagctgctgcagtaaATGTAACCAGGAAGGTTGGTGACGACGTGACGCTCAGCCTGGGACACAAACTGCTGAAACCTGGCGACACGGTGGTCTGGTCCTACGGTCCAAAGACGGGGGAGGAAAATGTTCTCTTCTCCATCGACATCGGGAGTCACGATAAACTGACCCAACGGGACCAGTTTGAACTGGATCGGACCACCAGCGCTCTGACCATTAAAAATCTCTCAGCTAACGACTCGGCAGTCTATTGTGGACAGATCTTCAATGGCAACGGGACCAAACGATTCTTCAACCTGACGGTGAAGG GGCCTGATCCCATCCAACCCATCCAACCCATCCAACCCATCCaaccaacagctgaatctcaaCAACATTCAAACACCTGGATCATTATCTGTGTCGGCGTCGTTTTCATTCTCATTCTCATCTGTTCCCTCATTGCTTTTatagtgaagaagaaaaaattac GCAGCAATGATACGATGGTCTGA